From a region of the Lactuca sativa cultivar Salinas chromosome 4, Lsat_Salinas_v11, whole genome shotgun sequence genome:
- the LOC111888483 gene encoding probable methyltransferase PMT2, with translation MATKGNPGDNRTRRSFSIFIVVGLCCFFYLLGAWQKSGFGKGDSIAQEVTKTADCSVLSNLNIETHHGDGIKNLHDLQQTKVFQPCADRFIDYTPCHDQMRAMTFPRDFMNYRERHCPPENEKLHCLIPAPKGYVTPFPWPKSRDFVPFANAPYKSLTVEKAIQNWIQYEGDVFRFPGGGTQFPHGADAYIDQLASVIPIGNGMVRTALDTGCGVASWGAYLFKRNVIAMSFAPRDSHEAQVQFALERGVPAIIGVLGTIKLPYPSRSFDMAHCSRCLIPWGGNDGKYMMEVDRVLRPGGYWVLSGPPINWKVNFKSWQRPKEELEKEQRNIEEMAKLLCWEKKYEKGETAIWRKRVNQGYCQERDSRVTLCQSTNPDDVWYKEMEACVTPYMETNNTDEVSGGELKPFPERLNDIPPRISSGSIDGVSIQSFQEDNKLWQKHLNAYKRVNKIIDSGRYRNIMDMNAGFGSFAAALESPKSWVMNVMPTVAKRDTLGVVFERGLIGIYHDWCEAFSTYPRTYDLIHANGLFTLYKDKCSYEDILLEMDRILRPEGTVIIRDNEREVMKVKRIVSGMRWDTKMVDHEDGPLVPEKILFVVKQYWVAGQNLTSWR, from the exons ATGGCAACCAAAGGGAATCCAGGAGACAATAGAACACGAAGATCCTTTTCGATATTCATAGTCGTGGGTCTCTGTTGCTTCTTCTATCTACTTGGAGCATGGCAAAAGAGCGGATTTGGTAAAGGAGACAGCATAGCACAAGAAGTAACAAAAACAGCAGATTGCAGTGTCCTTTCAAATCTAAACATTGAAACACACCATGGAGATGGAATCAAAAACCTCCATGATCTACAACAAACCAAGGTTTTCCAACCATGTGCTGATAGATTCATTGACTACACACCTTGCCATGATCAAATGCGTGCCATGACTTTCCCTAGAGACTTCATGAACTACAGAGAAAGACATTGTCCTCCTGAAAATGAGAAGCTTCATTGTCTGATTCCAGCTCCTAAAGGGTATGTGACTCCATTCCCATGGCCTAAAAGCAGGGATTTTGTCCCTTTTGCTAATGCACCTTACAAGAGCTTGACAGTTGAAAAGGCGATTCAGAATTGGATTCAATATGAAGGCGATGTGTTTAGATTCCCAGGTGGAGGGACTCAGTTTCCTCATGGAGCAGATGCTTATATTGATCAATTGGCATCTGTGATTCCAATTGGAAATGGAATGGTTAGAACTGCATTGGACACTGGTTGTGGT GTTGCGAGTTGGGGTGCATACTTATTCAAAAGAAATGTTATAGCCATGTCTTTTGCTCCAAGAGATTCACATGAAGCACAAGTCCAATTTGCCCTTGAAAGAGGTGTCCCTGCAATTATTGGTGTTCTTGGAACTATAAAGCTTCCATACCCTTCAAGGTCTTTTGACATGGCTCATTGTTCtaggtgcttgattccatggggTGGAAATG ATGGAAAGTACATGATGGAAGTTGACCGGGTATTGAGACCGGGTGGGTATTGGGTTCTTTCTGGGCCTCCAATTAATTGGAAAGTTAATTTCAAGTCATGGCAAAGACCAAAAGAAGAATTGGAAAAGGAACAAAGGAATATTGAGGAAATGGCTAAACTTCTTTGTTGGGAGAAGAAATATGAGAAAGGTGAAACTGCAATTTGGAGGAAAAGAGTCAATCAAGGATATTGTCAAGAACGAGACTCTCGTGTTACTTTGTGTCAATCCACAAATCCCGATGATGTTTG GTACAAGGAAATGGAAGCTTGTGTGACTCCTTACATGGAAACAAACAACACAGATGAAGTTTCTGGTGGCGAATTAAAACCGTTTCCAGAACGACTTAATGACATCCCTCCAAGAATCAGTAGTGGCTCCATTGATGGAGTCTCCATTCAGTCATTCCAAGAAGACAATAAATTGTGGCAAAAACATCTTAATGCTTACAAGAGAGTGAATAAGATTATTGACTCGGGGCGATATCGTAATATCATGGATATGAATGCAGGGTTTGGAAGCTTTGCTGCTGCTCTTGAGTCTCCAAAGTCTTGGGTCATGAATGTGATGCCGACTGTTGCTAAAAGGGATACTCTTGGTGTGGTTTTTGAACGTGGATTGATTGGAATCTATCATGATTG GTGTGAAGCCTTCTCAACATACCCAAGAACATACGACCTTATCCATGCAAATGGTCTTTTCACCTTGTACAAAGACAA GTGTAGTTATGAAGACATTCTTTTGGAAATGGATAGAATTTTAAGGCCAGAAGGAACTGTTATAATACGTGACAATGAAAGAGAAGTGATGAAGGTGAAAAGAATTGTTTCAGGAATGAGATGGGATACAAAAATGGTGGATCATGAAGATGGGCCTCTTGTCCCTGAAAAAATATTGTTTGTAGTCAAACAATATTGGGTTGCTGGTCAAAATTTGACTTcttggagatga